One Papio anubis isolate 15944 chromosome 9, Panubis1.0, whole genome shotgun sequence genomic window carries:
- the SMUG1 gene encoding single-strand selective monofunctional uracil DNA glycosylase, whose product MPQAFLLESIHEPAGALMEPQPCPGSLAESFLEEELRLSAELSQLQFSESVGVIYNPLEYAWEPHRNYVTRYCQGPKEVLFLGMNPGPFGMAQTGVPFGEVSMVRDWLGIGGPVLTPPQEHPKRPVLGLECPQSEVSGARFWGFFRNLCGQPEVFFHHCFVHNLCPLLFLAPSGRNLTPAELPAKQREQLLRICDAALCRQVQLLGVRLVVGVGRLAEQRARRALAGLMPEVQVEGLLHPSPRNPQANKGWEAVAKERLNELGLLPLLLK is encoded by the exons ATGCCCCAGGCTTTCCTGCTGGAGTCCATCCATGAGCCTGCAGGTGCCCTGATggagccccagccctgccctggaaGCTTGGCTgagagcttcctggaggaggagcttCGGCTCAGTGCTGAGCTGAGCCAGCTGCAGTTTTCGGAGTCTGTGGGCGTCATCTACAATCCCTTGGAGTATGCATGGGAGCCACATCGCAACTACGTGACTCGCTACTGCCAGGGCCCCAAGGAAGTGCTCTTCCTGGGCATGAACCCTGGACCTTTTGGCATGGCCCAGACTGGG GTGCCCTTTGGGGAAGTAAGCATGGTCCGGGACTGGTTGGGCATTGGGGGGCCTGTGCTGACCCCTCCCCAAGAGCATCCTAAACGACCAGTGCTGGGACTGGAGTGTCCACAGTCAGAAGTGAGTGGTGCCCGATTCTGGGGCTTTTTCCGGAACCTCTGTGGACAGCCTGAGGTCTTCTTCCATCACTGTTTTGTCCACAATCTATGCCCTCTGCTTTTCCTGGCTCCCAGCGGGCGCAACCTCACCCCTGCTGAGCTGCCTGCCAAGCAGCGAGAACAGCTTCTTCGGATCTGTGATGCAGCCCTCTGCCGGCAGGTGCAGCTGCTGGGGGTGCGGCTGGTGGTGGGAGTTGGGCGACTGGCAGAGCAGCGGGCACGACGGGCTCTGGCAGGCCTGATGCCAGAGGTCCAGGTGGAAGGGCTCCTGCATCCCTCTCCCCGTAACCCACAGGCCAACAagggctgggaggcagtggccaAGGAAAGATTGAATGAGCTGGGGCTGCTGCCACTGCTGTTGAAATGA